In the Pseudonocardia cypriaca genome, one interval contains:
- a CDS encoding DUF427 domain-containing protein, with product MALTRADGPLSAAAPATVNYRIDGPAHKLLMHPFPRRVRAEVAGRTVLDTRGGVLVHETNLLPRLYVPEEDIDQTLFVPSDHSTHCPFKGDAGYRTLRVGDRVFENALWAYPDPLPDAKWLAGYASLYWEAADAWFDEDEQVFAHLTDPYTRVDVRPTSRHVQVLAGDTLVAESHQPLVLNETGLPARWYLSREDVRVPLEPTATRTRCPYKGEASYWSVRLPDGRELTDAAWAYPNPLPESARIAGRLSFLHDGLTVLVDGEPA from the coding sequence ATGGCTCTCACCCGTGCCGACGGTCCGCTGTCCGCGGCCGCGCCCGCCACCGTCAACTACCGGATCGACGGCCCCGCCCACAAGCTGCTCATGCACCCGTTCCCGCGCCGCGTACGCGCCGAGGTCGCCGGCCGCACCGTCCTCGACACCCGCGGCGGCGTGCTCGTCCACGAGACGAACCTGCTGCCGCGGCTGTACGTGCCCGAGGAGGACATCGACCAGACGCTGTTCGTGCCGAGCGACCACAGCACGCACTGCCCGTTCAAGGGCGACGCCGGCTACCGCACGCTGCGCGTCGGTGACCGGGTCTTCGAGAACGCGCTGTGGGCCTACCCCGACCCGCTGCCCGACGCCAAGTGGCTCGCCGGGTACGCGTCGCTGTACTGGGAGGCCGCCGACGCGTGGTTCGACGAGGACGAGCAGGTGTTCGCGCACCTCACCGACCCGTACACCCGCGTGGACGTGCGGCCCACCAGCCGGCACGTGCAGGTGCTCGCGGGTGACACGCTCGTCGCCGAGTCCCACCAGCCGCTCGTGCTGAACGAGACCGGCCTCCCGGCGCGCTGGTACCTCTCGCGGGAGGACGTGCGCGTGCCGCTGGAGCCCACGGCCACCCGCACCCGCTGCCCGTACAAGGGCGAGGCGAGCTACTGGTCCGTGCGGCTACCGGACGGCCGCGAGCTCACCGACGCGGCATGGGCCTACCCGAACCCGCTGCCCGAGTCGGCCCGGATCGCCGGGCGGCTGAGCTTCCTGCACGACGGGCTGACGGTGCTGGTCGACGGCGAGCCCGCCTAG